The Thermococcus henrietii genome segment GCACATGGCCGAGTTGCGCCGTACCAGAAGCGGTCCCTTCAAGGAGGACGAGACGCTGGTGACGCTTCACGACTTGGTGGACTACTACCACTTCTGGAAGGAGGACGGCATTGAGGAGTACTTCAGGAAGGCGATACAGCCGATGGAAAAAGCGGTTGAACATCTGCCCAAGGTGTGGATAAGGGATTCGGCCGTTTCTGCCGTAACGCACGGCGCGGACCTGGCCGTTCCGGGAATAGTCAAGCTCCACAAGGGCATAAAGAAGGGTGACCTCGTTGCGATAATGACCCTCAAGGATGAGCTGGTGGCACTTGGAAAAGCCACGATGACGAGCGGTGAGATGCTCCAGCGGAGCAAGGGCATAGCGGTTGACGTTGACAAGGTCTTCATGCCAAGAGACTGGTATCCGAAGCTGTGGTAGCGGCCCTTGCTGACGCAAGCGCCGGCGGAAGATTTAGTGCCTTTTTAGAATTTTGCTGATTTTTCATTGGGGGTTCTCTGTGTGTCCCAGGTAACGGGTGTTTCTCTCTTTGAAGGCGCCCGATGGGCGCCGATATTGAAGTCGAAACTATCTCAAAGGACTTTAGTTTGATTTAACCCCATCTCAGCTTGCTCTTTTGTTAGTGCACGATTGACCTTTCGCCTATGAGTAAGAAGGGCACTCTTTGGTCAAACTTTGCTTTGCAAAGTTTGTTAGCCTGCGCGAAGTTTCATCAAGGTTTGTAGCTCCCTTCTAAAGTTCATTTTTTAAGGATTTTCTTAATTAACATGGCTCTTTTTGGATGGGATTATATTGAATGCCTTTTAGTGTGGGTTTAAATTTAAATTGACGCCCTTCGGGCGTCGGGAAGAGAGTAAACCCTTTTTGAGAGGAACCATTTGGATTCTTCCCCTTTGAGCATTATGCAATTTTGTGAGCAAAATCCCTGGAATGGGTTTTTGGTAGTGAGCTACTAACTTTTGGTGAAGCTTTTTCCAAAAGCTTCCTGTACTCTCAAACCCCCTGAGTGGGGCTTCGCCCCACGTTAGGAAACTTTGTCAAGCAAAGTTCATCAAAGCCAGCATGCCTCTTAAATGGCTTGTTCTCAGGGGGTTTACTTCCAAACCTGCCAGTTTTGAATGTGTTTTCCTCCCGTTAGCGCCCTTCGGGCGCTCTTTTAAGTTAAACACCTTCTCCAGGAGATATTGTAAGTGTAAACCCCGAACCAGTGGACTGCTTGATAACGCATGCAACTTTCCTTTTGTCCTTTTTGACAGTTAAACCCTTTTGGTCAAGCTTTGCGGGAGCAAAGGTTGATAAACCCCTCAACGAAGCACCGCACATGAGCCACTACTACTCCGAGGAGCCGAACGTCCCGCTGAAGACGAAGACGATAGAGGTCTGCCTTAGGGGTTACTGCTTCAAGTTCATCACAGCGAGCGGTGTCTTCTCCTTCGGGAAGCTCGACCGGGGGACGGAGTTGCTCATAGAAAACATGGTTCTCGATAGGAACTGGCGCGTCCTTGATTTGGGCTGTGGCTACGGGGCAATTGGAATAGTCGCTTCCCGCTTCGTTGACTACGTCGTTATGACCGACGTGAACAGGCGCGCGGTCAGCATAGCGAGGAAAAACTTAAAAATCAACGGCGTTAGAAACGCCGAGGTCAGGTGGGGAAGCCTCTACGAGCCCGTTAAGGGCGAAAAATTCGACTCAATCATCACCAATCCCCCCGTGCACGCGGGAAAGGAAGTCCTGAGGGAAATAGTTATAAACGCTCCCCGGCATCTCAACGATGGTGGCCTCCTGCAACTGGTGATTAAGACGAAGCAGGGGGCAAAGTATATTAAGGCCCTCATGGAGGAGACCTTCATCGAAGTGAGAGAGCTCGCGAAGGGGAGCGGTTACCGCGTGTACGCCGGGATTGCCTAGCCTGGGAAGGCGCGGGCCTTGAGAGCCCGTGGGCGTTTGCCCGCCGGGGTTCAAATCCCCGTCCCGGCGCCAAAATCCCTTTGATTCCCAAGAGGGATGGGAGGTGTGTTGATAATGACCGAAAACTTCAGGCACATAGTCCGCGTTGCGGGCGTTGATCTGGATGGACACAAGCAGTTGAGATGGGCACTGACAGGGATTAAGGGAATAGGAATAAACTTCGCCACGATGGTGCTCAGAGTTGCAGGACTCGACCCCTACATGAAGGCCGGTTACCTCACCGACGAGCAGGTTAAGCTGATAGAGAAAATCCTCGAGGACCCCGTCGCCCACGGAATCCCGGCCTGGGCCGTCAACAGGCCGAAGGACTACGAGACCGGCAGGGACATGCACCTCATTACCGCCAAGCTCGTTATGGCCTGGCGTGAGGACGTCAACAGGCTCAGGAGAATACGCGCTTACCGTGGTATAAGGCACGAGCTCGGCCTGCCACTCCGCGGTCAGAGGACCAGGTCGAACTTCAGGCACGGAACCACCGTCGGCGTTAGCAGGAGGAAGAAGTGAGGTGGTGTAAATGGGAGACCCGAAGAGGCAGAGGAAGAAGTACGAGACTCCCTCTCACCCCTGGATTAAGGAGAGACTCGACCGCGAGAGGGTTCTGAAGAGGAAGTACGCCCTCAAGAACAAGAAGGAGCTCTGGCGCCACGAGACCCAGCTCAAGGAGTTCAGGCGTAGGGCGAGGCGCCTTCTCGCAGCGAGGGGTAAGCAGGCCGAAATCGAGAGGCAGCAGCTCCTCCAGAGGCTCCACAGGCTCGGCCTTCTCCCGGCCGATGCCGTGCTCGATGACGTTCTCTCGCTCACCGTTGAGGACGTCCTCGAGAGAAGACTCCAGACGATAGTTTACAAGAAGGGACTCGCCAGGACCATCAAGCAGGCCAGACAGCTCATAGTCCACGGCCACATCGAGGTCAACGGCCAGATAATCCGCTCACCCGGCTACCTCGTCCTCCGCGAGGAGGAGGACACCATTACCTACTCCAAGAACTCCCCCTTCGCGAAGGAGGGTCACCCCGAGAGGATGGTTATTGAACAGGCCAAGCAGGGTGGTGAGGCATGAGCGAGGAAACCCAGCAGCAGGTTAACCTTAAGAAGAAGGAGAAGTGGGGAGTTGCCCACATTTACTCCTCTTACAACAACACCATCATCCACATCACCGACCTCACCGGGGCCGAGACCGTCTCCAGGTGGAGCGGTGGTATGGTCGTCAAGGCCGACAGGGACGAGCCCTCCCCGTACGCGGCCATGATTGCCGCCAAGAGGGCCGCCGAAGAGGCCATGGAGAAGGGCTTCGTCGGTGTTCACATCAAGGTTCGCGCCCCCGGAGGAAGCAAGAGCAAGACCCCCGGACCCGGTGCTCAAGCGGCAATCAGGGCCCTCGCGAGGGCTGGCCTCAGAATCGGCAGGGTGGAAGACGTTACCCCGATACCGCACGACGGAACCAGGCCCAAGGGCGGTAGGCGCGGTAGGCGCGTCTGACCTTTACAACTTCTTTTTTGGTGATGCAAATGGAGCCGAAGTTTGAAATTCTTGAAAAGAGGGAGGACTCGATAAAGTTCATCGTCAGTGGCATAGACGTCGCCTTTGCCAACGCCCTTAGGAGGACTATTTTGGCCGACGTCCCTACCTTCGCCGTTGACGAGGTTGAGTTCTTCGAGAACGACTCCGCTTTATTCGACGAGATAATCGCCCACAGATTGGCCATGATTCCCCTCACGACACCCGTTGAGAGGTTCTCGCTCGACGCACTTGAACTCGACGACTACACCGTTACCCTCTCACTTGAGGCAGAGGGGCCGGGCATGGTTTACTCTGGCGACCTCAAGAGCAGTGACGAGGGAATCAAACCAGCGAACCCGAACATTCCGATAGTCAAGCTCGCCGAGGGACAGAAGCTCACGCTCAACGCCTACGCCAAGCTCGGACGCGGAAAGGACCACGCCAAGTGGCAGCCAGGCTTCGTCTACTACAAGTACCTGACGAAAATCCACGTGAGCAAGGACGTTCCCGACTGGGAAGAGCTCAAGGAGCTCGCCGAGAGGCGCGGTTTGCCCGTTGAGGAAAAGAATGATGAAATAATCATAACCACGACCAAGGCCTTCTATCTGCCGAGGAAGTTCGAGGCCTACGAGGGCGAGAAGATTAGGGAAGAGGTAGTGCCTGGAACGTTCGTCTTTACAGTGGAAACAAACGGAGAGCTCCCCGTTGAGGAAATCGTGAGCATAGCGCTCAAGATACTCATGAGGAAGAGCGATAGATTTATAAACGAACTCCATAAATTAGCCGACTGACGCGGGGGTAGCCGAGCCTGGCCAAAGGCGCGGGATTCAGGGTCCCGTCCCGTAGGGGTTCCGGGGTTCAAATCCCCGCCCCCGCACCATAACGCTCACCCCGTCCACCTGTCGGTTTCCCTGCGAGAGCGTTGAGGAGGTATGTTCATGGTCAAGAGAACAGGTCCCACCGACATCAACCTGAGAAGGCTCATTCGGGCACTCAGGAAGAAGTCGAACGAAGAGGGAGTTAAGATTTGGAAGGACATCGCTTGGCGCCTTGAGAGGCCGAGGAGGCAGAGGGCTGAAGTCAACGTCAGCAAGATAAACCGCTACACCAAGGAGGGCGACACCGTCATCGTTCCGGGAAGCGTTCTCGGAGCCGGAAAGCTCGAGCACAAGGTCACCGTTGCTGCTTGGAAGTTCAGCGAGACCGCTAAGAAGAAGATCCTCGAGGCCGGTGGCGAGGCCATCACCATCGAGGAGCTTATGGAGAGAAACCCGAAGGGTAGTGGAGTAATCATAATGGAGTGATGGGCCATGAGGATTATTAACGCTGAAGGACTCATACTCGGAAGGCTCGCCTCGAAGGTTGCCAAGATGCTCCTCGAGGGCGAAGAGGTCGTCATAGTCAACGCCGAGAAGGCCATCATCACCGGAAACCGTGAGGACATCTTTGCCAAGTACAAGCAGAGGACCGAGCTTAGAACCAGGACCAACCCGAGGAGGGGTCCGTTCTACCCGAAGAGGAGCGACGAGATAGTCAGGAGGACCGTTAGGGGCATGCTCCCCTGGAAGACCGACCGCGGAAGGAAGGCCTTCAGGAGGCTCAAGGTCTACGTCGGCGTTCCCAAGGAGTTCGAGGGCAAGGAGCTTGAGACCATAAGCGAGGCCCACATGTCGAGGCTTGCCACGCCGAAGTACGTCACCGTTGGTGAAGTGGCCAAGTTCCTCGGTGGAAAGTTCTGAGGTGAGAAAGATGAGGGTCATCCAGACTGCTGGAAAGAGGAAAACCGCTATAGCGAGGGCCACCATAAGGGAAGGAAAGGGAAGGGTGAGAATCAACCACAAGCCCGTCGAGATAATCGAGCCCGAGATAGCGCGCTTCACCATCATGGAACCGCTCATATTGGCTGGAGAGGAGATAGTCAGCAAGGTCGACATCGACGTCAAGGTCGAGGGCGGAGGCTTCATGGGCCAGGCCGAGGCCGCGCGCGTCGCCATAGCCAGGGCTCTCGTCGAGTGGACCAACGACATGAATCTCAAGGAAAAGTTTATGAAGTACGACAGGACTATGCTCGTTGGCGACAGCAGGAGGACCGAGCCCCACAAGCCCAACCGCTCGACCAAGGGTCCGAGGGCCAAGAGGCAGAAGTCCTACCGTTGATGCCTCCCCTTTAACAATTTGAGGTGTGGGAAATGATAGTCCCCGTCAGGTGCTTCACCTGCGGAAAGGTGCTGGCAGACAAGTACTACGAGTTCAAGAAGAGAGTTGAGGCCGGGGAAGACCCTGGTAAGGTCCTCGACGACCTTGGCGTCGAGAGGTACTGCTGCAGGAGAACGCTCCTCAGCCACGTGGAGCTCATCGACCAGGTAATGGTTTATAAAGTCTACTAAAAACCGCAATTCTGGGCGGGGCCGTGGGGTAGCTTGGTCTATCCTCCCGGCTTGGGGTGCCGGAGACCCGGGTTCAAATCCCGGCGGCCCCACCAACATTCCGTTCACTGAAAAAACCTCTCTTGAAGGTGTGGAAGGAAGGGGTGGTAAGTATGTTCAAGTACACCCGCTTTGAGAAGGCCCGCATCATCGGTGCGAGGGCTCTCCAGATAGCGATGGGTGCCCCCGTGCTGATAGACGTTCCCGAGGGAATAACTCCCCTTCAAGCTGCCTTGATGGAGTTCGAGAAGGGAATAATCCCGCTCACCGTAATAAGGCCGAGCTGATGAACGATGATGGTGATAGAGAACGTAATCGGCAGGGTTGCAGTGCTCAAGGGGGGCAAATACTCCGTTGAGGTAGACGTCATAACCAGCTCGGGCTTTGGGCGGTTTGCCTCGCCGATAGACGAGAACCCGAGCCTCTACATAGCCGAGGCTCATCGCGCTGTAAGCGAGGTTGATGAGATAATCGGGCCCGAGCTGATAGGCTTTGATGCAACCGAGCAGGAACTCATAGACAGCTACCTCTGGGAGATAGACGGAACCGAGAACTTCGGCCACATCGGAGCCAACACCGCGCTGGCGGTTTCAGTAGCCACCGCAAAGGCAGCCGCGAGCGAGAAGAACCTTCCCCTCTACAGCTACCTCGGGGGAACTTTCACCACCGAGTTGCCCGTCCCAATCCTTGAGCTCGGTCGCGGTGAGGAGTTCGATTACTACGTCATGGTTCGCGATTTGATGGAGATTACCGACGTCGTTGACGCTTTCAACAGCGTCCTTGAGAACGTTGAGGGCAATACCGTTGAGGCCTACTCAAAGGCCACCGAAAAGGCCACCGACGAGCTCGGCCTTGAGGTTGCCCTCGGGCTCGTCCAGAAGAAGGAGCTCGATATAGAGACCGTCCTCTCGACGGTTGAGGACAACAACGTTGCCTACATAAAGCCCCTCGGTGGTGAGGAGCTCTTCCTTGAGCTT includes the following:
- a CDS encoding class I SAM-dependent methyltransferase, which encodes MSHYYSEEPNVPLKTKTIEVCLRGYCFKFITASGVFSFGKLDRGTELLIENMVLDRNWRVLDLGCGYGAIGIVASRFVDYVVMTDVNRRAVSIARKNLKINGVRNAEVRWGSLYEPVKGEKFDSIITNPPVHAGKEVLREIVINAPRHLNDGGLLQLVIKTKQGAKYIKALMEETFIEVRELAKGSGYRVYAGIA
- a CDS encoding 30S ribosomal protein S13; its protein translation is MTENFRHIVRVAGVDLDGHKQLRWALTGIKGIGINFATMVLRVAGLDPYMKAGYLTDEQVKLIEKILEDPVAHGIPAWAVNRPKDYETGRDMHLITAKLVMAWREDVNRLRRIRAYRGIRHELGLPLRGQRTRSNFRHGTTVGVSRRKK
- a CDS encoding 30S ribosomal protein S4 — its product is MGDPKRQRKKYETPSHPWIKERLDRERVLKRKYALKNKKELWRHETQLKEFRRRARRLLAARGKQAEIERQQLLQRLHRLGLLPADAVLDDVLSLTVEDVLERRLQTIVYKKGLARTIKQARQLIVHGHIEVNGQIIRSPGYLVLREEEDTITYSKNSPFAKEGHPERMVIEQAKQGGEA
- a CDS encoding 30S ribosomal protein S11, with amino-acid sequence MSEETQQQVNLKKKEKWGVAHIYSSYNNTIIHITDLTGAETVSRWSGGMVVKADRDEPSPYAAMIAAKRAAEEAMEKGFVGVHIKVRAPGGSKSKTPGPGAQAAIRALARAGLRIGRVEDVTPIPHDGTRPKGGRRGRRV
- a CDS encoding DNA-directed RNA polymerase subunit D, which produces MEPKFEILEKREDSIKFIVSGIDVAFANALRRTILADVPTFAVDEVEFFENDSALFDEIIAHRLAMIPLTTPVERFSLDALELDDYTVTLSLEAEGPGMVYSGDLKSSDEGIKPANPNIPIVKLAEGQKLTLNAYAKLGRGKDHAKWQPGFVYYKYLTKIHVSKDVPDWEELKELAERRGLPVEEKNDEIIITTTKAFYLPRKFEAYEGEKIREEVVPGTFVFTVETNGELPVEEIVSIALKILMRKSDRFINELHKLAD
- a CDS encoding 50S ribosomal protein L18e, whose protein sequence is MVKRTGPTDINLRRLIRALRKKSNEEGVKIWKDIAWRLERPRRQRAEVNVSKINRYTKEGDTVIVPGSVLGAGKLEHKVTVAAWKFSETAKKKILEAGGEAITIEELMERNPKGSGVIIME
- the rplM gene encoding 50S ribosomal protein L13, yielding MRIINAEGLILGRLASKVAKMLLEGEEVVIVNAEKAIITGNREDIFAKYKQRTELRTRTNPRRGPFYPKRSDEIVRRTVRGMLPWKTDRGRKAFRRLKVYVGVPKEFEGKELETISEAHMSRLATPKYVTVGEVAKFLGGKF
- a CDS encoding 30S ribosomal protein S9, with protein sequence MRVIQTAGKRKTAIARATIREGKGRVRINHKPVEIIEPEIARFTIMEPLILAGEEIVSKVDIDVKVEGGGFMGQAEAARVAIARALVEWTNDMNLKEKFMKYDRTMLVGDSRRTEPHKPNRSTKGPRAKRQKSYR
- a CDS encoding DNA-directed RNA polymerase subunit N, translated to MIVPVRCFTCGKVLADKYYEFKKRVEAGEDPGKVLDDLGVERYCCRRTLLSHVELIDQVMVYKVY
- a CDS encoding DNA-directed RNA polymerase subunit K; amino-acid sequence: MFKYTRFEKARIIGARALQIAMGAPVLIDVPEGITPLQAALMEFEKGIIPLTVIRPS